One genomic segment of Scophthalmus maximus strain ysfricsl-2021 chromosome 3, ASM2237912v1, whole genome shotgun sequence includes these proteins:
- the gdi1 gene encoding rab GDP dissociation inhibitor alpha: protein MDEEYDVIVLGTGLTECILSGIMSVNGKKVLHMDRNPYYGGESSSITPLEELYKRFTLPDSPPESMGRGRDWNVDLIPKFLMANGQLVKMLLYTEVTRYLDFKVVEGSFVYKGGKIYKVPSTETEALASNLMGMFEKRRFRKFLVFVANFDENDPKTFEGVDPKSTTMRDVYKKFDLGQDVIDFTGHALALYRTDDYLDVPCLDTINRIKLYSESLARYGKSPYLYPLYGLGELPQGFARLSAIYGGTYMLNKPVDEIVMEGGHVVGVKSEGEVARCKQLICDPSYIPDRVRKAGQVIRVICILSHPIKNTNDANSCQIIIPQNQVNRNSDIYVCMISYAHNVAAQGKYIAIVSTTVETSEPEAEIEPALELLEPIDQKFVAISDLYEPTDDGTESQVFASSSYDATTHFETTCNDIKDIYKRMTGSDFDFENMKRKQNDVFGEDEQ from the exons ATGGATGAGGAATATGACGTGATCGTTTTGGGCACCGGGCTCACG GAATGCATTCTGTCCGGGATCATGTCTGTGAACGGGAAGAAGGTTCTGCACATGGACAGGAACCCCTACTACGGTGGAGAGAGCTCTTCCATCACCCCCCTGGAGGAG CTCTACAAACGCTTCACCCTCCCAGATAGTCCGCCGGAGTCCATgggcagaggaagagactgGAACGTTGACCTCATCCCCAAGTTTCTCATGGCCAATG gTCAACTTGTGAAGATGCTGCTATACACAGAAGTGACACGGTACCTCGACTTTAAAGTCGTGGAGGGAAGCTTCGTCTACAAAGGAGGAAAGATCTACAAGGTGCCGTCGACCGAGACCGAGGCACTGGCTTCAA ATCTGATGGGGATGTTCGAGAAGCGGAGGTTTCGCAAGTTCTTGGTCTTCGTGGCCAATTTCGACGAGAACGACCCCAAGACCTTTGAGGGCGTCGACCCTAAATCCACGACAATGAGGGACGTCTACAAGAAGTTTGACCTTGGCCAGGATGTCATCGACTTCACCGGCCACGCCCTGGCCCTCTACAGGACAGATGA CTATCTGGACGTTCCCTGTTTGGACACGATCAATCGTATCAAGCTGTACAGCGAATCGCTGGCACGGTATGGGAAGAGCCCCTACCTCTACCCCCTGTACGGTCTGGGAGAGCTGCCGCAGGGATTCGCCAG GTTGAGTGCAATCTACGGAGGGACCTACATGCTGAACAAGCCAGTGGACGAGATAGTGATGGAGGGTGGACATGTGGTGGGAGTGAAGTCCGAGGGCGAG GTGGCTCGTTGTAAGCAGCTCATCTGTGACCCCAGCTACATCCCCGACCGCGTCCGCAAGGCGGGCCAGGTGATCCGCGTGATCTGCATCCTCAGCCACCCCATCAAAAACACCAATGACGCCAACTCCTGCCAGATCATCATTCCTCAGAATCAGGTCAACCGCAACTCGG ACATCTACGTGTGCATGATCTCCTATGCTCACAACGTGGCGGCCCAGGGGAAGTACATCGCCATCGTCAGCACCACAGTGGAAACCAGCGAGCCCGAGGCCGAGATCGAACCCgccctggagctgctggagcccATCGACCAAAA GTTTGTGGCTATTAGTGACCTTTACGAGCCCACAGACGATGGAACTGAGAGTCAG GTCTTCGCCTCGAGTTCCTACGATGCCACCACTCACTTCGAGACCACCTGCAACGACATCAAGGACATCTACAAGCGCATGACCGGCAGCGACTTTGACTTTGAGAACATGAAACGCAAACAGAACGACGTGTTCGGGGAGGATGAGCAGTGA